The bacterium genome includes the window CATCTAAGCGGTTTCATTTTATCGCCAAGACGAATTTTTTTTGCAATTATCCAATAAATACTGTATATAAGCGACAGTGAATATAATATTAAAATCAGAAAATACTGAAAGCTTACTGGAGGCTGAATATGATATCATTGGTAGGCTAATCAGGTAGTTTTATGGTTGCCTTTAACAAAATTAGAGATTATTTAGCTCTCTGTAAAAACGATCAAAGGATATCCATAATCTTATTAATCATGGCTGGGGTTTTATTTACTTACCAAGATTTAAAGCCTGGTGTAAAATTTAATCAAGAAGAGTTCAAGATAAATATAAACAAAGCTTCCCGAGAAGAATTAGAAGAATTAC containing:
- a CDS encoding helix-hairpin-helix domain-containing protein, with the translated sequence MVAFNKIRDYLALCKNDQRISIILLIMAGVLFTYQDLKPGVKFNQEEFKININKASREELEELPGIGFTLAQRIITHRKENGDFKLFQDLLKVKGIGQKKLEKIIPWIFFLEKNGKTNY